Genomic window (bacterium):
TAGGAGTATGTAATTCTTTTTCAGAAAAATATTCGGTCAATTCTAAAGCAAGAGTTTTGATTATATCAGGAACAAAGGATAAAGGGAGAGTATATCGTTTTGATAATTTAGCATCTATTACTGATTCTGCTTCTGTAATCCAAATATTTATCTGATTTTCTGTGATATATCCTTGATTTAAAAAATCCTTCAATCTTTTGTAAGTATCTATTACATCTTGAAGAGTTATATATTTTCCCATTGTTAATTTTCATAAAACTTAGATAATCGGGAGCTGGACTTGAATAATCCAGCTCCCATTTAGTTATAAAATTATTAAGTTAATACATTTTCAAGTTTATACACCGCATTTGGACATAAAGCTTGTATATCATACTGAGAAATCAATATGATATCTTCACCTTCAGGGTCTTCTTTTTTGACTCTCTTTACTTCCCAATCTTTTTTGATGAATTTTCCAATTGCTGAGAATGTAGATTTCGTGCCATTTGGAACTGAATAGATTAGATATACATTATCACTCCAAATATCAGTAGCATTACCTTTCTTGGTAAGTTTGATAGAAGCATCCACTATAATAATCTCTTGTAAGAAATTCCATCTCTGGTTGAAGATTAAAGTAACATCAAGGTCTTGTTCTTTCCTTGCTGGAATAAGTTTGAATAATTCTCTTAAAGTAGCATCCATCATTATTACATTCCATACTACTTGAGGAATAATCATTTTATTTGGATAAATCCCTGCTTGGTCTTTGAAGGCATCAATAGCTTTCTGAATATCTTTTTCAATTGTAGGACTATTTCCATCCCATTTAATAGATGGAGTAGTCTTATTTGATGTAGAACTGAGAATCTGAGCTACTTGATATTCTTCTTCAAGCAGTAAAGAAGTCTTAATTTCTTTTAGCTTTTCAATAGCGAAGTCTGTCATACCAATCTCGTTCATATTCTCTACTTCTTCCTCAAGAATAGGAACTTTAAGCCTATGAGTTTTAGTTTCATAAGTTCCTGTGCTAATCTTTATTTCAGGTCTGAATGTAGGTGATTCTGAATAAACTCCAGCAGTAGAATCCAAATATTCAGGCACAAACTGAGGCTTAATTATAAAAGTCCCGCCAGTAATATTAACTGGAATCTTTGTTAAAATCCTATCTGCACCAAGTTTAAATTCAGCAGGTTTATATTCAAGAGCGAATTTCTGTAAAATTTGATTATTAAGTACTATAGCCATTTGTTACCTCCTTGTTTTATTTAAGTAAAACTAAAACTAATCCATCTAATTCTGCTGTAGTTAAAGCAATCCCAACTTTTAAACTACCTTCTATATCAACTTTTCCATCATTAGCTGCATAAACTTCAGTTCCAACTTCCGTAATATCAGTAGCAGAAACTATATAAGCAACTCCATCAATAACTACATCAATAACTTCGCCGTCTGGTGTTTCGCCATCTGTTCCATAAAGATTATTATAACTTGAGACTCCTACATAAAAAGTTGAATTACTTGCCGCTTTTGATATTTTACCTGCATTATAAGTCAGAACCCTATAAGGCTCTATTACTGCTTGTGAATCATTAACTACTGGAATAATTTTACCTAAGAATTCGCCTTTTATAGCCATCTTAGCCCTCCTTGTTTATTTAAAGATTTCTTTTTCTTTAATATATTCTTTCCAAGCTTCTATGAAACTTATATTTTTCTGTTTACTGATATTCTCTATATCAGAAATCATTTTTTCATCTTCAGAGATATCCTTTTGTTTGACTATCTCTTCATAATAAATTAATTTAGGCAAATTTATAATAAATAGTTTAAATAAATCTGAAAGTTTCAGGTCTTTTTCTTGAAATTTAACAAATTTATCTTCTTTATCAAGATTAATTAAGATAGTTTTAACCAATTCTCTATCTTTAGGCAAAATCTTTTCATTATGTTCTTCAATAAATTTTTCAGTTTTTAGATTTAATAATTCCATTTTCAATTTTTCCACTTCATCATTTGTTTTAATTTTAGTTTCATTAAGATTTTCAGAGTTTATAATAGAAATTCGTTTTTCCTCGTTATTATATAAAACTCTTAATTCTTCAAGACCTTTAACTTCAGGTTGACTAACACCTAAAATCGCAACTCCTCTTAAAATTGGGGGTTTTTTACCTTCTATTTCATCCAAGTATATTTCTGCTGATACATTTCTATAAGCTTTATTTTTTATCAATTCAGCTATTGTTTTTGGAACATAACTGAAATCAGCTAATAAAACACCTTTATCTTTGTCTATCCTTAAATCAGATACCCAACCAACAGCTGGCATTTCAAATCCAAAAGATTCGTGTCCCAGTTTAACAGGAACTCTGAGCTTATCTTTTAGGTCATAGAAATTCTTAAGAATAGTTTCTAAATCTTCCATTGTATATTTGCCTTTTGTTCCATAGTCACCGACTTTAAAAATCTCAATATCAGTTAAGTTAACAGTTTCAGATGCTTTTGCTATTGGAGGATATCCATAACAAGAAGGATAACCACAAGTAGGCGGATATCCATAACCTTCTAATTTTGAGATTAAATCTTCAAGTGCTTTAATGATTTCTTCTTTCTTCTTTAATCCAACTATAGCTTGAAGTTGTGAAATCAATGAAACTGGATATCCATAATTTTGGAATAATTGAATCTGTTCATTCAGTTGTTTAACAACTTCTTCATCAGAATTCAATTCTTTGAGTGAGTTAATAAAATCTTTGAAATTAAATTTATTTTTTAATTCAGTCATTTTTTTAGTTATAAAAGAAACAAGTTCATCATAATCTTCAAACTCATTTAAACTATTCAGAATGTTTTCTATCATTTTAGCCTCCTTTTTATAATATTTTAATTTTATTTTTTTTCTGTGTCAATAGATGGTAAATCTTGAATAGTAAATTGCCATAAATCATTATCCATCCGTTGTCCTACTATAAGTTTATCATACCATCCAAATTTAATAAAATCAAGACCTAATTCATAGATATTAATACTATCTTTTGTGATTAATTCCATTGTAGCTCTTGTGTTTTTTGTTGGATTAAGCTCAGATTTATTATCCAATATTTTATGCTTAATTCTCTTGATATTAGTCTTAATTTTTCTTTCAATAGCCAAGGTAGGAGTTTCAAGTGGATTATATTCACATTCAAATTTCCTCCCTTCAATATCTAAAAGAAATAGTTCAGTTGAAGGACCCCATCGGATTACTATTACGGGTTTACCATCTTTAGTATATCGTTTCCACCAAATTCGCCATAAGTATAACTCGCCTTCTTTAAAAATTTTTAGTTTATCTAACTCATTAACTAATTTATCTCTTAATTCTTTAATTTTATCTGGAGTCTTTTCATTCCAGTATTGAAAATCTTTTGGAATTTTCTCTCTAATATTTTTAGGTAGCTCTGATTTATTAATCTCAGGAATATAGTTTTTCTTAACTGCTCTTTTACTTATAACATAAGGGGTTTCATCTTTTGGTTTTATCATTACATAATAATATTTTTCTCTTGGAGTCTCTTCTTCTTCACCTGGAGGTAAAATATTTTCTTGTAAATTTTCTGTTCTGGTTAAAGCTCTAAAAATATATCTGCCTTTTAATATTTTGCCATCAAAGAAATATTCGTAGAATCCTGGTTTTTTTGCTCCATATTCTACTTTACCTTTGTCTATAATTAGAAATACTCCTGGGAAATTAGCAGTTCCACCTATCTGTTTTGGTGCTGATACACCTTCAAACTCAAGCCAATCTTTTGGCTCAGGAAGTTTCTTTATAGCTCTGATTTCTGCTTCACGAATTACACCACCTCTTATTTCTCGTTTTAAAGGTCTACCTGTTTCTAAATCAAGTTTAAATACATCTTTTTGTTTGATATATTCTTTAGCTTGGTCTAAATTCAGAACTGGTTCTTTTATCTTATCTTCTATTTGAACTAATAAAGTCCAGCCTAATAAATCATTCTCTCGTTCTAATCTTAAATCAAAATGCACGGTTGAACCTCGGAAATGTGCTTGAATTACATAACTCCATTCCTTATTTTCATCTGGAGTTATTAAAAACTCATCTATATCTGTTTTAAATTCCTGATATTTTGATTTATAAACTTTATATAATTCTTTAGCTCTTTCATTTTTCCATTTATCTGGATTAAGTTTAAAACCTCTTTTCTCAATTTCTCGCCATATCTCTAATAATTTTTCTTCAATCAAGTTTTTAGGGTATTTATCAATATTTTTAGCTAACCAAGCCATAAGAATTCTATGGTCATCAAGTAATACTTTATCACTCACTTGTTTAGGATTATAATTTCTTAAATCTTCTATAAATTCAGAGAGTTTTTTAATTTTTAACAATCCAGAAATTTGAGTCTGTTTAATAACTTCTTTAAAGTAATCTGGGTCTACTTCTTCAGGTTGTTTCTCAGAAATTATAGGCTCATAGATATGAAGTTTATTATAGTCATTTGTATAAAGATTCATCGTATGAAATTTAACTGAAATAATTTCACCAGGTTTTAGATTGAGTGTAGTATTATAAGTTCTACCGATATGATGATAAGATTTATCATTTAGCTTTACAATCTCATCTGGGTCTATATTATCATCAGGCTCAAAACCTATTCCAATCTCATAATTATAAACTCCTTTAGTTTTAGTTTTGTTTTGTTTTAAAATTATAACTTTCAATTCTTCATAAATTTTATATTTAAGCATATTACCTCTACCAGTTAAAGAATATCCATCCCATTTAATCATTGCACCTTCACTTGCTGGTGCTTCTATCAATTTTATAAGATTTTCTTTGTTTAGTTTAAATGATGGGGTTAAGTTTAAATGGAATCTGTCGTCTGGTACATCTATAGTAGATTGTTTAAAATTAAGAGATTCAAGTTTCGCTATTCTATCTTTAACTGGTAGGTTATGTAAATCTTGGTCATTAAGGTAAAGAACATCAAAAATATTGGCTACTATACCAAAATCATCAAATTCAGTTGAATTATGTAAGTAGCCTGCTACATCTTCCCTATTCCAATGTCTACCTTCAGTCCATTTCTCTACTTCTGAATCAAAAATAGCATTCTCAATATTTAGTTCTTGGAATTCTTGGATTGTCTTTTGGAATTTATTTATATCAATTTCTCTGCCATCATCTGAAAAAATTTTGTATTTTTTATTCTTATTATCAATATGGAAGATTACTCTATTACCATCATATTTCTTTTGAATTATAACATCATCTATTGAAATGTTAGATTCATTTAAGAATTCAATAATATCATTATAATTCAACTCATTATTCTCTTTTTTCACTATTATGGCTGGAAATTTAGTTTTTAATGGATAAAAGAATCTAAATAGTTCAATTTTATCTTGTTCTTTACTGGTTTCTGCTTGTCTTTTAATTTCTGGGGTGGCACTTCTTAATTCTTGATAATAATTTAAAG
Coding sequences:
- a CDS encoding DUF1320 family protein; this translates as MGKYITLQDVIDTYKRLKDFLNQGYITENQINIWITEAESVIDAKLSKRYTLPLSFVPDIIKTLALELTEYFSEKELHTPTSSGDEVRWLYPRYDRIMEILDQISQGNLILVDSDGNPLEISKVKLNILTSNHLNIKQIFSMKDFEELEIDENYGRDE
- a CDS encoding DUF2190 family protein, whose product is MAIKGEFLGKIIPVVNDSQAVIEPYRVLTYNAGKISKAASNSTFYVGVSSYNNLYGTDGETPDGEVIDVVIDGVAYIVSATDITEVGTEVYAANDGKVDIEGSLKVGIALTTAELDGLVLVLLK
- a CDS encoding phage protease, whose protein sequence is MIENILNSLNEFEDYDELVSFITKKMTELKNKFNFKDFINSLKELNSDEEVVKQLNEQIQLFQNYGYPVSLISQLQAIVGLKKKEEIIKALEDLISKLEGYGYPPTCGYPSCYGYPPIAKASETVNLTDIEIFKVGDYGTKGKYTMEDLETILKNFYDLKDKLRVPVKLGHESFGFEMPAVGWVSDLRIDKDKGVLLADFSYVPKTIAELIKNKAYRNVSAEIYLDEIEGKKPPILRGVAILGVSQPEVKGLEELRVLYNNEEKRISIINSENLNETKIKTNDEVEKLKMELLNLKTEKFIEEHNEKILPKDRELVKTILINLDKEDKFVKFQEKDLKLSDLFKLFIINLPKLIYYEEIVKQKDISEDEKMISDIENISKQKNISFIEAWKEYIKEKEIFK
- a CDS encoding DNA adenine methylase produces the protein MGLKLIFGSPMGKFHLRKKIIQYFPEHERYIEVFGGSGAVLLGKKPSKEEIYNDIDKDYCFLFRFVQNLSDDKFKRLKKYNWNIGDISKNPEKFYKLKKDIEEGNFKDDVDRFVKLIRLIQGSYGGIGETPNLKRTSRYDINKLPKLKERLKNVKILNQDWKTVLKNYDTKNTLFYLDPPYTESEKDKPLRIVKFNFQEFLEYLPKIKGKFIASYSSDKTKDFQERGFKVKKILTKRTLDGKDKSQKEYEILIFNFNPKLNSDWILMQEEDLLNTEFPEFVLIPDFISITGSYIYGDNPKDIDLVLKIPQGLFDYIYQHNRDIFDALILKTQRIFNQGKKINGKKIHLIPSSIGATWDNLPIYDLVLRPKKQEEIEVIDEPDFKKIALNYYQELRSATPEIKRQAETSKEQDKIELFRFFYPLKTKFPAIIVKKENNELNYNDIIEFLNESNISIDDVIIQKKYDGNRVIFHIDNKNKKYKIFSDDGREIDINKFQKTIQEFQELNIENAIFDSEVEKWTEGRHWNREDVAGYLHNSTEFDDFGIVANIFDVLYLNDQDLHNLPVKDRIAKLESLNFKQSTIDVPDDRFHLNLTPSFKLNKENLIKLIEAPASEGAMIKWDGYSLTGRGNMLKYKIYEELKVIILKQNKTKTKGVYNYEIGIGFEPDDNIDPDEIVKLNDKSYHHIGRTYNTTLNLKPGEIISVKFHTMNLYTNDYNKLHIYEPIISEKQPEEVDPDYFKEVIKQTQISGLLKIKKLSEFIEDLRNYNPKQVSDKVLLDDHRILMAWLAKNIDKYPKNLIEEKLLEIWREIEKRGFKLNPDKWKNERAKELYKVYKSKYQEFKTDIDEFLITPDENKEWSYVIQAHFRGSTVHFDLRLERENDLLGWTLLVQIEDKIKEPVLNLDQAKEYIKQKDVFKLDLETGRPLKREIRGGVIREAEIRAIKKLPEPKDWLEFEGVSAPKQIGGTANFPGVFLIIDKGKVEYGAKKPGFYEYFFDGKILKGRYIFRALTRTENLQENILPPGEEEETPREKYYYVMIKPKDETPYVISKRAVKKNYIPEINKSELPKNIREKIPKDFQYWNEKTPDKIKELRDKLVNELDKLKIFKEGELYLWRIWWKRYTKDGKPVIVIRWGPSTELFLLDIEGRKFECEYNPLETPTLAIERKIKTNIKRIKHKILDNKSELNPTKNTRATMELITKDSINIYELGLDFIKFGWYDKLIVGQRMDNDLWQFTIQDLPSIDTEKK